The genomic segment TCGAAACGTTTGCCAAGGATTGGCACCTAGATCCATGGAAGCTTCCACCATAGAATGTGAACTTCTGCGAAGTCGTGCCAGTACATTGTTGTATACGGTAACAATACAAAATGTTGCATGAGCGATCACGATGGTCCATGTACTAAAGGGGATTCCAAAAAGCGACATGGCAGATCGTAAGGAAATTCCCGTTACAATTCCTGGCAAAGCAATGGGCAAAATCACTAAAAAGGAAATGACTTCTCTTCCGAAAAATTTGCTCCTATACACCGCAAGGCAAGCCAAGGTTCCAAGAACAATTGCCATCACCGTGGAGATAGTTGCCACTTGCGTCGATAAGATAATGGCTTCCCAAATATCATTTCTTTCCCATGCCACTCCAAACCATTTGAGAGTGAATCCTGGTAAAGGGAATTGGAATGTTTTTTCATCTGTAGAGAAGGCGTACATGATGATGATGAAAATAGGAATGTGAATAAATAGAAAACCAAGAATGGTTGCCAGTTTTAATCCGATGGTACCAAAATTCAATTTAGAGGGCATCGAAAGCTCCTAATCGTTTGGCAATCATAAGATAGACCATCATAATGATAATTGGAATTACTGAAAATGCAGCCGCCAACGGGATGTTACCTGCCGTTCCCTGATGGGTATAAACTGCCATACCAATAAAATAACTAGAATTTCCAATGATGGTTGGAATGATATAATCACCTAACGTAAGCGAGAAGGTGAAGATTGAACCTGCCACCACTCCAGGAAATGCCAATGGCAATACAACTTTGCGAAAAGTTTGAGCAGGTCCTCCCCCTAAATCAGAAGAGGCTTCGAGTAAAGACTTAGGTATCCGCTCCAAGGATGCTTGGATAGGAAGAATCATATAAGGAAGCCAAATATAAACAAAAACTAAAAACATTCCAATGTAGGAGAAAGACAATGAAGTCCCCCCGATTACAGGAAGTGCAAGAATTGCATCCAAAAGATGCATGAGTCCAAGTTCTTGCAAACACCATGTAAGAATTCCTTCCTTTGCCATAATGAGTTTCCAGGAATAAACTTTCACTAGATAACTGGACCAAAGTGGCAACATAACTCCTAAATAAAGAATGGGTTTTAGTTTTGGTCCCGCATACATTGCCATAAAGTAAGCAATCGGGAAGGCAATGATGGCACTAACAACGGTGACAGTAAAAGCCATTGTTGTGGTACGAATGATGATATCCCAATTTGTCCTTTGGCGAAATAAATCATAATAGGATTCTAATGTAAATTCTCGTTTGATCACTCCCGAGAAAGAATCAATAGAGAAAAAACTTTGGATGAGAAGAGTAAAGAGAGATCCCAGATATACAACGCCTAACCAAACAAGAAGTGGCGCAAGTAACAAAAATATCGCAAGTCCCTTTCGATAGAAAAGAAATGTAAAAAACTTATCAAAGGTAGTTGTCATTTACAAATCCTTAAAGTAAGTGCATGTCAGAGTCTTTCCAACCCACTAACACTTCTGATCCAACCGCTATGTGTTCTGCAGAAATTTTAAGATTTTGTGTGGAAGCAATGATACGAGAACCATTCGGTGTTTCAAAATGCATTTTGGAAGTGGCTCCCGAATACACTTGGCTTTTTAGAATTGCTTTGAAAGTTCTATATCCAGTGGAATGGTTGTCCTCTTTAGCATTTGCAAAGACATGAACTCGTTCAGGGCGTATCATTCCTTTCCCTGATTGTCCAGTCAGACGATTGGTTTCCTCCAAGGATAGAATATTGGAAGTTCCAACAAAGTTAGCAACAAATTCTGTTTTAGGCCGATCGTATAACTCTTCTGGAGTTGCGATCTGTTCCACCTTACCTTTGTTAAATACAGCGATACGATCTGACATGGAAAGTGCTTCCTCTTGGTCATGAGTGACAAAGATAAAAGTAATCCCCACTTCTTTTTGGATAGCTTTGAGCTCCAATTGCATTTCTTCTCTGAGTTTTAAATCAAGAGCACCCAGCGGCTCGTCGAGAAGTAGTACTCCGGGGCGATTGATAAGTGCTCTTGCGAGTGCAATCCTTTGCCTTTGCCCACCAGATAGTTCTGATGGTTTTCGATTTCCCACATCGGGAAGGCGAACCATAGAGAGCATTTCTGCTACTCTTTGGTTGATTTCCTTTGTTGTATGTTTTTTAATTTTTAATCCATAACCTACATTTTCTGCTACAGTCATGTGAGGGAATAATGCATAGTCTTGAAAGACGGTATTCACATTTCTTTTGTAAGGTGGGATGCCTGTGACATCAACACCTTCCAAAAGAACCCTTCCCGAAGTCGTATCTTGAAATCCTGCCACCATACGGAGGCAGGTTGTTTTTCCTGACCCAGAAGGGCCTAACATCGAAAAGAATTCACCTTTTTTTATCCCGAAGGAGACATCATCCACCGCTATAAATTGGTCGAATTTCCTTGTAACATTTTGAAATTCAACATCGTAAACTTGGTCCATTCCCTCTCCTTCAGAACTCATGTGATGTTAGGAATTATTTACTTCCAATGATGGAAATATAATCTTCAGCCCATTTTTTGTAAGGTATACATTTTCTTCCACCGGAACAATCTTCTTTTGGAGTTCTCCAGAATGAGATTTTTTCGAAGTTGTTGAAACCATTAATGGCACAACCAGTGTCCCCAAGAAGAGCATTTCCTTTACAAGCAGAAGGAACGGAAGGAACTGATCCAAACCAAGAAGCAAGGTCACCCTGAACTTTTTGCGAAAGTGAATGTTCTAACCATTTGTATGCACAGTTCACATGTTTTGAATCTTTGTGTAACATTGTGCTGTCTGCCCAACCAGTTGCACCTTCTTTTGGAACAACAGAAGCTACAGGTTGTTTTTCACCTACGAGAAGGTTTACTTGGAATGGCCAAGTAGAAGAAGCAACAAGTCCTTCTTTTTTAAAGTCATCCACTTGTACCATTGCATCATGCCAATACTTTGGAACTAATTGTCTTTGTTTTTTTAAGAGTTCAATGACAGCATTGTATTGTTTTTCATCCAATTCATAAGGATCTTGGATTCCCAGTTCTGGTTTTGATTGTTTTAAATACAAAGCAGCATCTGCAATATAGATTGGACCATCAAACGCTTGTACTCGGCCTTTGTTTGATTTTCCGTCAGCCAATACTTGTTCTTCAAAAACAACATTCCAACTAGTGGGAGCTTTTTTGAAAACTTTAGTATTGTACATAAGTACGTTTGGACCCCATTGGTAAGGTACACCGTAATGTTTTCCTTCCACTGTATGCCAAGGAGCATTTTGCAAACGAGAATCTACATTTTTCCAACTAGGGATAAGGTCAGTGTTAATTTCTTGAACCTTTCCACCGGCAACTAATCGAAGGGAAGCATCACCAGATGCAGTAACAAGATCAAACCCACCTTCATTCATGAGTGCTACCATCTCATCAGATGTAGCGGCAGTTTTTACATTGACTTTACAGCCACTATTTTTTTCAAATTCAGTGACCCAGTCGTATCCTTTGTCTGTTTCACCACGTTCAATGTACCCCGGCCAAGCTACGATGGAAACTTCTCCCTCGCCTTGTCCGATTTCGGAAACCTTTGTTTCTTTTTTGCCGCAGGCAACCGCAAACGCGATCGCAAGAACTGCTGCAGAAAAAACCACTCGTTTGTATGAATCGAATTTCATAAACCTATGTGCTCCTGGTTTTACTTATGTCAGTGATTTAGATACCAAAAACCCAAAATTAAGCAACCACTTCCTAGGTTTTCAAAAAAAAGGTAGGAATTTTTAGTAGCTGTTATTTCGATGAAAGCACAGGTTTCGTATGAAATACATCAAAGACAAAGATCTTTTCCGACAAGAAAACTTCATTGGTGGGGTATGGTGCCCTGCAGAAAATAAAAAAGAAATTTTAGTACATAACCCCGCAAACGGAGAGGTGATTGGAAACATCCCTCTCTCCGGAGAAAAAGATACAGCGAACGCGATTCGTTCCGCCAAACTTGCTCTTTCCGATTGGAAATCAAGGCCTGCAAAAGAAAGAGCCGGA from the Leptospira terpstrae serovar Hualin str. LT 11-33 = ATCC 700639 genome contains:
- a CDS encoding ABC transporter permease — translated: MTTTFDKFFTFLFYRKGLAIFLLLAPLLVWLGVVYLGSLFTLLIQSFFSIDSFSGVIKREFTLESYYDLFRQRTNWDIIIRTTTMAFTVTVVSAIIAFPIAYFMAMYAGPKLKPILYLGVMLPLWSSYLVKVYSWKLIMAKEGILTWCLQELGLMHLLDAILALPVIGGTSLSFSYIGMFLVFVYIWLPYMILPIQASLERIPKSLLEASSDLGGGPAQTFRKVVLPLAFPGVVAGSIFTFSLTLGDYIIPTIIGNSSYFIGMAVYTHQGTAGNIPLAAAFSVIPIIIMMVYLMIAKRLGAFDAL
- a CDS encoding ABC transporter substrate-binding protein; this encodes MKFDSYKRVVFSAAVLAIAFAVACGKKETKVSEIGQGEGEVSIVAWPGYIERGETDKGYDWVTEFEKNSGCKVNVKTAATSDEMVALMNEGGFDLVTASGDASLRLVAGGKVQEINTDLIPSWKNVDSRLQNAPWHTVEGKHYGVPYQWGPNVLMYNTKVFKKAPTSWNVVFEEQVLADGKSNKGRVQAFDGPIYIADAALYLKQSKPELGIQDPYELDEKQYNAVIELLKKQRQLVPKYWHDAMVQVDDFKKEGLVASSTWPFQVNLLVGEKQPVASVVPKEGATGWADSTMLHKDSKHVNCAYKWLEHSLSQKVQGDLASWFGSVPSVPSACKGNALLGDTGCAINGFNNFEKISFWRTPKEDCSGGRKCIPYKKWAEDYISIIGSK
- a CDS encoding ABC transporter permease, producing the protein MPSKLNFGTIGLKLATILGFLFIHIPIFIIIMYAFSTDEKTFQFPLPGFTLKWFGVAWERNDIWEAIILSTQVATISTVMAIVLGTLACLAVYRSKFFGREVISFLVILPIALPGIVTGISLRSAMSLFGIPFSTWTIVIAHATFCIVTVYNNVLARLRRSSHSMVEASMDLGANPWQTFRFVILPNIATALLAGGMLSFALSFDEVIVTTFTAGQQSTVPIWMLTEFIRPRQRPVTNVVAVFVILVTTLPILVAYYLTKEDEGGKK
- a CDS encoding ABC transporter ATP-binding protein, translating into MDQVYDVEFQNVTRKFDQFIAVDDVSFGIKKGEFFSMLGPSGSGKTTCLRMVAGFQDTTSGRVLLEGVDVTGIPPYKRNVNTVFQDYALFPHMTVAENVGYGLKIKKHTTKEINQRVAEMLSMVRLPDVGNRKPSELSGGQRQRIALARALINRPGVLLLDEPLGALDLKLREEMQLELKAIQKEVGITFIFVTHDQEEALSMSDRIAVFNKGKVEQIATPEELYDRPKTEFVANFVGTSNILSLEETNRLTGQSGKGMIRPERVHVFANAKEDNHSTGYRTFKAILKSQVYSGATSKMHFETPNGSRIIASTQNLKISAEHIAVGSEVLVGWKDSDMHLL